The nucleotide sequence CTCCTCTGGATTAGGCAAAGCCACTGCACGCCTTTTTGCTCACGAAGGCTGGAATGTTGTAGCTACAATGCGGCAGCCGGAGAAAGAACAAGAACTTGTTCAACTCCCCAACGTGTTTGTCACGCGGCTAGACGTTCAAGATCGCGTGAGCATCACCACAGCAATTGAGGCTGCGATCGCTCGCTTTGGGCAGATCGACGTTTTGGTCAACAATGCTGGCTTTGGGCTCTTCGGGTTGTTCGAGGCAACACCGCCCGAAAAAGTAGCAGAGCAATTCAACGTCAACGTCTTTGGAGTCATGGATGCTACACGTGCGGTTTTGCCGCATTTCCGGCAAAATAAAGCTGGCTTAATCCTGAATATAAGCTCAGGAGCAGGCGTAGTCACGCTGCCAATGCTTTCGCTATATTGCGCTAGCAAATCCGCCCTCGAAGGCTTCAGCGAAGCTCTTTCCTACGAGTTGACCTCGCAAAATATTGTCGTGAAGATCATTGAGCCTGGTGGCATCGCAAACACGAAGTTCGAGCAACGTATCGGCATTGAAGCGGTGGAGAATAGTGCAATTCCTGACTACGATCGCTTTGTCGTACACACCAACGCTGTCTTTGAAAGTCTCCGCGACGTGCGCCAAGCCACAGAGGAGGATGTTGCGAGGGTAATCTACCAGGCAGCAACCGATGGCACAAATCGTTTGCGCTACGTAGCAACAGAAGACATTCAATCGATGATGAAGGCGCGACGGGAAACCTCCGAGGATGAATATATTGCCTTCATGCAAACTCACTTTGGTGCCAAATGACCACTCACTTTAGGTAATGTAGGTATGGATTCTGAGTACTACGACGACATTATTATTGGCGGCGGTAAAGCAGGTAAAACACTTGCACCAGTACTAGTTGCTGACGGACGTAAAACAGCACTGGTTGAACGCAGCTTAACCATGATTGGTGGCGGGTGCATTAATCTCGCCTGCATTCCCACCAAAACGATGGTAGCGAGTGCTCACGTTGCAAATACAGTGCGAAATAGTGCTACCTATGGAGTTAAAACAGATGCACTCACCGTTAATTTAGCCACCGTAATTCAACGCAAACGAACGGTTGTCCGATCCATGCGTGACATGAATTTGCACAACCTAGAAACTGCTTTAGGCGACAACCTGATCATTGGAACAGGACAATTCGTTGCGCCCAAAACAATCGAAGTGACAACCGCCGAAGGTAAAACCCGGCACCTCACCGCAGAACGATTCTTTATCAATACAGGTACAAGGCCGTCAATTCCGCTGGTGCCTGGACTCGAAGAAACTGGTTTTTTGACCAGTGAATCGATCATGGAGCTAGAGCATTTGCCAGAACATCTGATTGTTCTCGGTAGCGGCTACATTGGCTTGGAATTTGCTCAGATGTTCAAGCGCTTTGGCTCTCGCGTCACTGTGATTGGGCAAAGTGAGCAAATTCTGTCACAGCAAGACCCCGACATTGCGATCGCTGTTCAAGCCCTTTTAGAGCGAGACGGTATTGAATTCTTGTTGAAGGCAAAGGTGTTAAGAGCCGATCGCGCTGGTAATGCGACTGAGCTACAAATTCAAGTCGCTGATCAGAAAATAACTCTCCAGGGTTCACATCTGCTCATCGCTGTTGGGCGTGTGCCTACCACCATCTCCTTAAATCTAGCTGCTGCGGGCGTAGCGACCGATGCCCGTGGGTTTATCTCAGTCAACGATCGTCTGGAGACCAACATACCGGGAATTTGGGCATTGGGCGATATCAATGGAGGACCACAATATACTCATGTATCCCTCGATGATTACCGCATCGTCAAAGCAAATCTGATTGATGGCGGCAACTGTAGCACCTGCGATCGCTTGATTCCATCCTGTCTTTTCATCGATCCAGAATTAGCGCATGTGGGCCTGACCGAAACCGAAGCACAGCAACAAGGCTATGCCCCTCGCGTGGCAAAACTGGATGCTTCAGCGATTCCCAGAGCGCGAACATTGGGGCAAACTGATGGACTGCTGAAGGCGATCGTGGACATCGAGACAGGTAGAATTCTCGGTTGTTCACTGTTATGCCATGAAGCGGGTGAAATGATTTCGACGGTGCAGATGGTGATGCAAGTGAGGATGCCTTATACCATTCTACGAGATGGTGTGTTGACTCATCCCACCATGACTGAGGGGTTAAATCTGTTGTTCTCGAAGCTGTAAAAAGGTTTATTTTCGCTGGGACGTGGCTAGTAACTAGAGTGAAATCAGTTAAGTTGGCAATACCTCTAAACAAGCATGGATACTTTGGCTATCTGTATCTGGATTACTATTGGGTTGAAGCAGATCGCTATCCGTTTCTAGTGCGGGTGAATAGCAAACTTGTGGGTTTTGTGTTGGTGAGTCAGTGTACGTCTCTTCCGGGCAGCTAATACTCAGTGGCAGAGTTCTTTATCTTGCGAAAGTATCGCCAGCGTGGAATAGGCCGTCAGGTTGCCTTTCACGAGTTTGATTGACTCTGTGGTTGTTGGGAGATCCATCAAGTTCTTACAAACATTGTTGCCCAACAGTTTTGGCGGAGTGGTATCGGAGCGTACACAGGGGGCAACTATACCGAGATAGTGATGGAAAACAAGGATTGGAGGAGCATTGTTCAATGTTTTGACAATTCAGGTAAGTTGAAGTCTTGAGTCAAATGGTAGCAGCGATCGCGGCAGAGCAATGGTGTTGGAGCGCACTAGCATAGTTAGTCGGTATTGTGGCAAAGATGATGGGCAACTGCTCAACAGACTCATTAGGCAGAATCTAGTTTCAGCTCACCAGTTCGATGGGAATAACGGCTCGTCATGCGATCGCCGACGGAAGGCTTGGGAGATGGCGCGGAACTCGGTGGGCTGAACGCCAACTACTGTTCGCTGGAGCGCGTAGTTAAGTTAGGTACCGAGGCCGGACGATGGGAGGGAACAGACTTCCATCGCTTGGATCAAGCCATGTTCAATGGTAAAACGGTGGCCAACGTGTTCGTCGGCAAGCATGGCTCCGGCCAGATTGCGTACGACCTGATGCACCTCGACCAAGACCTGCCCAGCGTCCTTCGGGTAAAAGATAATCGGCTCGACGTGCGGATTGATCTCGCTCCACGGCTCTGTCCAGTAAGCGCGGACTTCCTCAGCCCCACGGACAAAACCGCCTTTGAATGCTCTCGGCCAATGCACGTCGGGCGTCATGAGGGCGAGGGCAGCATCAATGTCACGCGCGTTGAAGGCTGCATACGCTGCGCGTAGCAGCTCGATTTCTGACGCAGGTTGATTTGGCATAAGAGGTAGGTGAATGAGACAGTGACTAACATTTATTAGAGCGCATTAGCGAACGCATTCAAGCCGCGCGCGGCAGGCTCACGACCAAGATAAACGGCGGCAAATAACCTTCGCAACTCCGCCAAGCTCCTCCAACTATCCGCTTCATCGACTGGTTGACTGCGATCGTGACATGCAACTAACTACAAGCGAATATGGCAGATTTGCACAATTATCCGTATTTAGAGGACGTAAAACCGGATGCCAAGTTGGAGGGTTGAGAGCAAGACCGACGTGATGAGCAATCTCCTCTGCAACAACCTCAATCGTTTTCCCCTCTGTATTGAGATGAACTGCAAATTTTTCGTCTGCCAAGGAGCTCAAGCAGCGATCAAGTTGATGCGCACCCCAAGAGTGACGGCCATCACCACGCCGACGCAAGCAACGCAGAATTGTCTTGCAAGAAGCCAGTAAAGTAAAATGATGCACTTGCAGCCCTTCCCTGCACAATGCACCGACTGTTTGATCGTGATAGAGCGGATTAACTACTGTCATGGGAAC is from Trichocoleus sp. FACHB-46 and encodes:
- a CDS encoding nuclear transport factor 2 family protein; translated protein: MPNQPASEIELLRAAYAAFNARDIDAALALMTPDVHWPRAFKGGFVRGAEEVRAYWTEPWSEINPHVEPIIFYPKDAGQVLVEVHQVVRNLAGAMLADEHVGHRFTIEHGLIQAMEVCSLPSSGLGT
- a CDS encoding SDR family oxidoreductase; amino-acid sequence: MAKTILITGTSSGLGKATARLFAHEGWNVVATMRQPEKEQELVQLPNVFVTRLDVQDRVSITTAIEAAIARFGQIDVLVNNAGFGLFGLFEATPPEKVAEQFNVNVFGVMDATRAVLPHFRQNKAGLILNISSGAGVVTLPMLSLYCASKSALEGFSEALSYELTSQNIVVKIIEPGGIANTKFEQRIGIEAVENSAIPDYDRFVVHTNAVFESLRDVRQATEEDVARVIYQAATDGTNRLRYVATEDIQSMMKARRETSEDEYIAFMQTHFGAK
- a CDS encoding mercuric reductase, which encodes MDSEYYDDIIIGGGKAGKTLAPVLVADGRKTALVERSLTMIGGGCINLACIPTKTMVASAHVANTVRNSATYGVKTDALTVNLATVIQRKRTVVRSMRDMNLHNLETALGDNLIIGTGQFVAPKTIEVTTAEGKTRHLTAERFFINTGTRPSIPLVPGLEETGFLTSESIMELEHLPEHLIVLGSGYIGLEFAQMFKRFGSRVTVIGQSEQILSQQDPDIAIAVQALLERDGIEFLLKAKVLRADRAGNATELQIQVADQKITLQGSHLLIAVGRVPTTISLNLAAAGVATDARGFISVNDRLETNIPGIWALGDINGGPQYTHVSLDDYRIVKANLIDGGNCSTCDRLIPSCLFIDPELAHVGLTETEAQQQGYAPRVAKLDASAIPRARTLGQTDGLLKAIVDIETGRILGCSLLCHEAGEMISTVQMVMQVRMPYTILRDGVLTHPTMTEGLNLLFSKL